The genome window AAGCGGGCCGCTCAGAAGAAGCGCGCCGCGACTCCCGGCGACAAGGCGGCTCCGGTTCGCCCCCTCCGCGACGGTCGCTTCCACCAACTCCTGGACCTCGCCCGCGAGGGCGACCTCGGCGCCATCGCTGAACTCTGGAACCGCTACGAATACCGGTTCCCGGAGGACGAACCGTGATCGCCTTGGAGGACATCATGTCCGCGGCGATGACGGCACCGCCCGAGCGTCGTGAAGCGGCCCTTCGCATTCTCCGCGGCGAACTCCCGAAGGAGGAGCCGTACCTGACCCTCCGCGAGCTGTCCCGCCGCCTGGGCTTCGGCATCACCACCCTTCGCCGGTGGCGTGTTCCCGGCCACGGCGTCAGCGGTGCCAAGCGATACCGATTCGCCGAGGTGGAGGCCTACTTCGCCACCGAAGCCTTCCAGCGGCGGAAGGCGGCAGTACGGGCCGAACGCGCCCGCTCCCGCAAAGCCTGATTCCCCTTTGGCAGCAGTGACCGCCGGGCTCGCTGTCTCGCCATCCCAATCCCGCCCGGCACGTCAGCAGCAATCGCAAGACACCAACATGGAAACGCAGAAACGCAAAATCGACTGGAACATGACCCTCAAGAAGTTCGCCACCGGCGTATGGGGCTTCAGCACGTACATCGCGCTGCTTCTCTTCGCGGCGTGGTTCGCCATCGCCACCGGGGAAAAGAACGCCACCCAGATCGCGCTCGGCGCGGTCTTCTTCTCCACGTGGGTGAACTGGATGGCCTTCATGACCATCGAGCGCTCGTCCTCCAACCGCTGATCCCCAACCCCTGAAAGGAGAAGTCTGACTATGGCAGTCCTCACTCAACCCACCGACACATCCAACCCGTTCATCGAGGTCATCGGAAACGACCTCGCACCGGCGGGCACCTACATCGCAACCGTCCTCGACGTGCGCGACGAGTTTGGCGTCGTCCGAACGAAGTTCCAATCCACGGAGACCGAGAAGGTCGACTTGACCACGTTCTTGTTCGGCTTCCGCAGCCCGCAGGGACTGCCCCATCGCGTCGCCAGTCGGCGGATGAAAATCAGCGGCAACGAGAAGTCCGCGTTGTTCGCGTTCCTGAAGGCCCTGCTGGGAAAGGCCCCCGAGTACGGATGGGACTACTGCACGCTCAAGGGGGCGAAGTGCCTCCTGACCGTCGAGCATGTGAAGCGCAAGGACGGCGTCGGAGTGTTCGCCTCGATCGCTGCGTTGTCCCCGGTGCCGCAGGGGCTCGTGGCACCCGCTGCCCCCGCACCTGTCCCCGCTCCCGCGCCCGTGCAGCAGCCGCTCGCGCCGCCGCGCCCCGCACCGGCTCCTGCTCGGGTTCCCGCAGCGCCGAGCATCGAGACCTTCGTCGACGACGTGCCCTTCTGATCGGCGAACCAACCCCAACCCCGCGGGGAGGATCGGCCGCAGGTCCTCCCCGCACTTCCTCCCAATCTTACCATGGCAGTCTTGAGCAAGAACAAGGTCCCCGCCGGTCACTGGTACCGCGAGGACGGCACGCCGGTTCATCGTCTTCCGACTTCCGACGGTCGGGGCGAACGTCCGACCACAATCCGCGACGCCAAGCGCCTCGGGCTCTACCCGAGCGTCACCGGCATCCTCGGCATCCTGGCCAAGCCAGGTCTCGAAAAGTGGAAGCTCGACCAGGTCGCCCTCGCCACGCTCCGCACTCCGAAGGCGCAGGAAGAGTCCGAGGACTACTGGTGCAACCGGGTCCGCACTGTGGCCTTCGAGCAGGTCGAGCAAGCCGCTGACCTCGGCACGATGATTCACGGTGCGCTCGAAGCCGCGATGGCGGGCGAGCCCTACGCCGAGGACCTCCGCACGTACGTCGAGCCCGTGCTCGCGTGGAAGCAGCAGGTCGGAATCGAAATCGTCGACCGCGAGTCCCGTCTCGTGAACCGGCAGCACGGGTTCGCCGGTACCGCCGACGTGCTCTTCCGGTACGGCCGAAACGGCATCGGCATCCTCGACTACAAGACCCGCAAGACGAAGCCGGGCGAGGACGTTCAGGCCTACGACAACCAGGCCATGCAACTCGCCGCGTACGGCGCCACATACTGGGGCGAGGAACAGATTGGCCGCGTTCTCGCCGCCAACATCTTCATCTCGACGACCGAGCCCGGCCGCGTGGTCGTGGTGAAGCATCCCGATCCCACTCGCGACTGGCAGGCCTTCCGCATGGTCGCGGCCCTCTGGCGCTACAAGAATGGCTACGACCCTCGCAAGGCCGTCCTGGGATGATCGCGGAACCCGTCATCCTGACCCCGGCGATGTGGTTCGCGCAGCCGACCGGAGACCTGGTCGCCGTCGACTTCGAGACCTTCTACACATCGGCCTACTCGGTGAAGGAACTGGGCCACTGGGCCTACTGCCACGACCCGCGCTTCCACGCGTACCTCGTGGCAGTCACCGACGGCGAACGAACCTGCGTCTGCGCCCCACGACAGTTTCCGTGGGCGACCATCGCGGGCCGACGGTGGGTCAGCCACAACCGCGACTTCGACCGCGCCGTGTTCGAGCGGCTCCGCGAGTTGGGGGCGATTCCATCGGACGCCCGCGGTCCCGCCGAGTGGCACTGCTCCGCTGCCCTGTGTGCCTTCCTGCAACTTCCCCGCGACCTCGCGGGCGCGGTGAAGGCCGTCTTCGGCCAGACGCTCGACAAGGCGCCGAGGTCTCGGGCGAAGGGTTGGAACCCGATGGAGGACGGATTCCTCGCCGTCGAGATGCGCCGCTATGCCGGTCGAGACGCGTTGGCGTGCCTCGCCCTTTGGAACCACCTGGAGCGCCACTGGCCGACGCACGAGCGCCGCCTCTTCGAAATCACCTCCGAGATGGGCCGGCGCGGGCTTTGCGTCGACTGGGAGCACGTTCGGGCGAGTCGCCAAGGCCTCCAAGAGTTGGTCAGCGCGATGTCTGCGGGGCTGCCGTGGGATCGGGCGCTGTCGATCAAGTCGTTTCGCGCCGCCTGCCAACTGAAAGGCGTCGAGGCCCCGGCCAGCACCTCGGCCAAGGACCCGGGCTTCATCGAGTGGGCGGACGCGAACCCGGAATCGGTGGGCACGGGCTGGGCTCGGGACATGCAACGCATCCGGTCCGCGAACCGGACCGCCCGGGTGCTTGAAGCGATGGAAGCGCGGCGGATGCCTGGCGGCCGGATGGCCTACGAGTTGCGGTACTTCGGCGCGAGCACGGGCCGCTGGTCCGGTGGCGGCGGGCTGAATCTCCAGAACCTTAACCGGAAGACTGCCGAAGGCGTTGACCTCCGCCGCGCCATCGTAGCTCCACCAGGACGAGTGCTCGCCGTCGTCGATTACAGCCAGATCGAGAGCCGGGTCCTGCTCTACCTCGCCGGGGACACCGAGGCCCTGCGCCTCTTCCGCGAAAGCCCGGAGGCCGACGCCTACGAAATCCACGCCCGCCGGACGATGGGCTACGCCGAGCCCGAACCGCTGAAGGCCTACTGCGACCGGACCGGCTCCGGACTCCGACAACTCGCGAAGGCACGCGTGCTGGGCCTCGGCTTTGGCTGCGGGTGGCGGAAGTTCATCGAGGTGGCCCGGGTGATGGCGGGCCTCGAACTCTCGGACGCGGAGTCGAAGCGAATCGTGACCGAGTTCCGCGATTCCAACCCGCTGATCGTCGACCTCTGGGACCGGCTTCAAGCGGCGTGCGAAGCTCGCGACCGTCAGCACTACGCCCTGCCGCTGCCGGTCGCGCAACACGACCCCGCGTCGAAGCGGTTCCTGCTCTACCGCGACATCAGCGTCACCGAGGACGGTATCACCTGCACCGTGGGCGGTGAGCGTATCCGGGTCTACGGCGGTCTCCTGGCCGAGAACTGGACGCAGGCCACCGCCCGCGACGTTCTCGCCTTCGCGTGGCTCCGATGCGCCGACGCCGGCTTCCTGCCCGTCCTCAGCGTCCACGATGAACTCGTGTTCGAGCTGCCCGAGGCCTCCGCCCGCGAGGACCTCGAACGCATCACCCGGATCATGGAAACCCCGATGCCTTGGGCACCGCACCTCCCGCTGAAGGTCGACGGCAAGCTGACCCCTTTCTACGCCAAGTGACCCCGCCATGGCCCTCCTGCTTCCCATCTCAAATCGAACGGCCGAGCGCCTGAAGACCGTCCCGACCCCGGGCAACACGCACCGGTGGCTCGCCCAGGTCGCCAGCGGCCTGCGTCACGTCCTCGACGCCGACGCCTGTTTCGCCTTCCTGCGCCGGTGCTGCGACGAATTCGTGGACCACCGGAAGATTCCGGACCGCGAAATCGAGGCCGCGGTGGACCTCGCCTACTCCGGTCGCCCGGTCGCCAAGGTCAACTTCGGCCGGCAACCCGTCGACTGGCCCGAACTTAGTCAGGCGCTCATCGACCGGGTCCTGTTCGAGACCGCACCGGCCTTCGATGTCACCGGCGACACCGGCCTCGGCGCCGCCGACGTGCTGCCGCGTCTCTTCAAGCCGGGCGAACTCGTCTGCACCGGGCGCACCACCGAGAGGGCGCTCGTGCGACCGCTCAAAGACACCCTCGCCGACGCTGACTGGCTCCAGTTCATCGTGGTGAACCCGATGCGAGATCGGGAGGCCCCGAACTATCAGGGCAAGCTCGCCCCGCGCTGCCAGAACAACACCGGCCTGCGCCGGCATCTGGTCGCCGAGTTCGACAACCCGGCCCTGTCCAAGGAACAGCAGGCCCGACTGTCGACCAGGCTCGGGCAACTCGCGCCCCTCGTCCTGGTCGTCGATTCCGGCGGCAAGAGCCTGCACGCCTGGTTCCGGGTCGATCACCTGTCCCGCCAGGACCAAGTCCGCTTCTTCTGCGTCGCCTGCCTCCTGGGCGCCGACGCCACGCGCTGGGACGTCTGCGGCTGGCTCCGGATGCCTGGCGGCCTCCGCGTCGTCGACGGCGTCCCCGCCATCCGCCAGCGCATCCTTCACTTCGAACCCCAGGCTGCCCGTGTCTGAGTCCACCCCATTCAACGTCCTGCTGACCGATTTCCTCCCCGCCGCCCTCGTCGAGTCCGTCCACAAGGAGGCGGTCAAGGTCGAGAGCGTGCCTCCTGTCCGGCTGCTCGATGACCTTCGCGCCCCGGCCGCCGAAAACGATCCATCCGAACTCATCATGCACCGATTCCTCTACCGCGGCGGCGTCTGCCTCGTGCTCGGCCCCACCGGCATCGGCAAGTCGTCTTTTCTGATGCAACTCGGGATCCACTTCGCCGTCGGCAAACCGCTCTTCGGCATCACCCCCGGCGGGGCCTACCGCGAACGCGGGATGCGGGTCCTCCTGATCCAGGCTGAGAACGACGAGGGCGACCTCGCCGAAATGCGCGATGGCGTCCTCAGCGGCTGCAACCTGCCCGAAGTCGAAAAAGCGCAGGCCCAGAAACGATTCATGGTCTGCACGGTCAACGACCGCAGCGGCGACAAGTTCGCCCTCACTCTCGATGCGCTCCTGACCGAGTTCGGTCCCTTCGACCTCGTCATCATCGATCCGGCCTTCGCCTACCTCGGCGGCGATTCGAACAGCCAGAAGGATGTCAGCCACTTCATGCGCGAGCTGCTGAATCCGCTCCTGCAACGGCACCGGGTCGGCCTGATTCTCGCGCACCACACGAACAAGCCGCTCCGGGGAAAGGAGAAGGAGAACTGGGAGGCCGGGGACTACGCCTACCTCGGCGCCGGCTCCGCGGAGTGGATCAACCCGGCGAGAGCAGCCATCGCGCTTCGGTCGATCGGTTCGGACACCGTCTTCGAACTCAGGGCGCCCAAGCGCGGCAAACGACTCCGATGGCAGTCCGACGGCGTTCCCACGGTCACCCGTTTCATCGCCCACCACCGGGCGGTCGGCGTCATCTGCTGGCGCGAGGCGGAGAAGTCCGAGGTCGAGGAGGTGCTGGCCGGCAACCCCGGTGGCCGCCCGCGCAGCTGCGACTTGGTCGAGGTCCTTCACTGCATCGCAACGCACCCAGGTCGCCACCAGGGCTTCCTGAACGGCGTCGTCGCAAAGGCCCTCGACTGCTCCGAGCAGGCAGTCCAGCGGACCATCCAGGACGCCGTCGAGGCCGGCTTCGTGCGCTTCACCGAGAAGGGGCGGACCCGCCTCTACCACCTCACGGAAAAGGGCCAAACCAAGGCCGAGGAACGCCCCACCGCTCACGACTGGAAAAAGCCCTGAATCAAAACCCCTCTCATGCGATTCAATTATTGCCCAACTCTCTGCTGCCAAGCCCTTTCGACAAAATGCCGGACTGCCCATCAATCAACTCGATTCTCAATTGAATCGAATCACCGCCCCCCTAAAGGGGGGGGCGGACGATTCAATTCATTCAAGGGCGGCCATTCTGAGTTCAACGTCCTCGCTGGAGGTAGCCGGTGAAAGGCCTCTCCCCCACCCAGCGAACGCTTCGCGCTCTCCGCGAGCAAGGCCTCGTCTGCACCATCGTCGAGAAGTGGAATCCCTACGGCGGGCCTCACGGCATCCGGCAGGACCTCTTCGGAATCATCGACATCCTCGCCCTCGACCCTCGGCGCGGCGTCGTCGGCGTCCAGTCCACCGGCCAGGACTTCGCCGGCCACCTTCGCAAGCTGACCGAGGAGAAGGCCCAGGAGTGCCTCGACTGGCTGACCACGCCCGGCACCGCGCTCGAGTTGTGGGCGTGGCGGAAGGTGAAAGCCCAGCGCGGCGGCAAAGCGCTGATCTGGCAACCCCGAGTTCAGGTCCTGACTTCGAACGATTTCAAACCCCAACCCCAGGAGCAGCAGACGTGAAACCGGAGTTCCACGAAGGGTGGATTGCCAAGCATCGCGATCCGCTCGACGCCGCAGACCAGGACTTCGAGTGGAACGAAATCTTGGACCGCCTGGACGAGGACCTCGAAGCGGGCAAGACGGACAAGACCGTTGCCGAAGCGGTGAAGCGGCTGATCCAGCTGCTCGTCCCGAACTACACGAATCGTCGCGTCTGGCCCAAATCGCTCGGCGTTCGACTCCTCGCCCTCGCGTGGGTTCTCGACCCCGGCTACTTCCCCGGCAGCCCTTCACTTCGCGAACTCGCCCGCCGCGCGAAGGTGACCCCGGCCAAGCTCGCCAAGCACGCAGGCCGCTACAGCCGCCTCCTGCGCTGGCGTCACCGTGGCCAGCGTCACGCCTGGAACTGGCGCAAAGGACAACGTTCCGCACGTGGGTAGAACGATGCACTGCGACCCAACGCTCCAACCGCGCACAGCCAGCCTGCGCAGCCGGTGCCTCAGCCTGCGAGAGGCCGCCGTTGACGCCGACCCAAAGGACAACGTTCCCGCTTCCCTGAAAACGCACGAGAACCGGCTTCTCGCAGGCGAGACGGGGTGCCTCGGCCCCGGGCCGGTGGGGGGAAGGAATCTTTTGCCGGCCCCCGGTGGGGTGGAGGTGTGGCGTCAGCCCCGACAACGCGCATGAACGACCGAAAACCAAAAAAACGCGCCGCGGTTCCAAGCCCGGCCCCGGAACCCTCCGCCAATCCGCCCGCCGGCCCAGCGGTCAACTGCGCCTTCGACGAGCTGGTGCCGCTGGAAAAGCTGGTGCCGAACCCACGCAACCCAAACCAGCACCCGCAGAGCCAGGTCGCCCTTCTGGCCAAGGTCATCGGGCATCAGGGCTGGCGCTCGCCGGTGGTCGTCTCGACCCGGTCCGGGTTCATCGTCGCAGGCCACGGTCGCTACGAAGCGGCCAAGGCACTCGGACTATCGGTGGTGCCCGTCGACTACCAGGACTTCGCAACCGAGGCCGACGAGTGGGCGCACCTGATCGCCGACAACCGGCTGGCTGAACTCGCGGAGGCCGATGACGCCGCGCTTCGCTCGCTGCTCGGCGAACTGAAGGCGACCGATCTCGACATGGACCTGTCCGGGTTCGACGCGACGGCGCTGCAAGGCCTCCTGTCCGGCGCGGCAGAGCCCGAGGCCCCGGCCGACTTCCCCGCGGTCGACGAGAACGTGCCGACCGAGTTCCAGTGTCCGAGGTGTGCCTTCAAGTGGTCGGGCAAGCCGTCGTGAAGATCGAGAAGCCACCCTACCGCGTTCCGAGCATGGCGGAGATCGCCGCCGTGCCGCGGAACGGTTTCACCGCCATCTCGACCTTCAGCGGGTGCGGCGGTTCGTGCCTCGGGTACCGGATGGCCGGCTTCCGTCTCGTGTGGGCGAGCGAGTTCATCCCGGCCGCCGCCGAGGTATACCGGGCCAACCACCCCGACACGATCCTCGACACTCGCGACATCCGGGAGGTGAAGCCCAGCGACATCCTTGAAGCGGCAGGGCTCAAGGCGGGCGAACTTGATCTCATGGATGGCTCGCCGCCGTGCGCCTCGTTCTCTACAGCGGGCAAGCGCGAGAAGCACTGGGGCAAGGCGAAGAAGTACTCCGACACCGTCCAGCGCACGGACGACCTCTTCTTCGAGTTCATCCGGCTCCTGGATGGGCTGAAGCCCCGGGTGTTCGTGGCGGAGAACGTCAGCGGTCTCGTGAAAGGCGTGGCCAAGGGCTACTTCCTCGAAATCCTCGCCAAGCTGAAGGCCTGCGGCTACCGAGTCGGGGTCAAGGTCCTCGACGCGCAATGGCTCGGCGTCCCGCAGGCGCGGCAACGAACCATCTTCATCGGCGTGCGCGAGGACCTCGGGAAACCGCCCGTCTTCCCGAAGCCGCTGCCCTACCGCTACACGCTCCGCGACGCGTTGCCGTGGATCGTGCGCGGCAAATACGGTCCGACGTGGAAGCCGGCGGACGCGCCGTCGCCGACCGTCAGCGCGCACGGGTCGTACAACCCGGTGACGAGCCATCAGGGTCTCGAACTGGTCGAGGCGCGGATCACCGGCGGCACCGGCGCGGCGTTCGATCAAAAGGGCCAGGCGTTCGACCCTGACCGTCCGTGCCCGACGGTGCTGGGCACCAAACCGAACCAGTTCGCGGTCGAGGGCCTCGACATGTCCCGCTTCGCCATCGGCAAGGAGTGGGATCGGCTCAAGCCCGGCGAATCGTCCGACCGCTACTTCAACCTCGTGCGACCGCATCCGGACGCACCGTGCCCGACCATCTGCGCCAGTCACGGGCATCCGGGAATTGCGAGCGTCACGCACCCGACCGAGAAGCGGAAGCTGGCCATCGCCGAGTTGAAGCGCATCTGCGCCTTCCCTGACGACTTTGTCCTGACCGGCAGCTACGGCCAGCAGTGGGAGCGTCTCGGTCGCGCCGTGCCCCCCGTCATGATGGCAGCCATCGGAAGGACCATTCGGGATGAAATCCTCGCTTGAGATCCCCCAGCACTGGACGTTCCGCAGCCGTGCCGTCGCGAAGCACTTCGACCAGCACGTGCGCGAGCAGCTTCCGTGGTATGACGTTGCCACAAACGCCGTCGCCCACTTCGGCCGCCACTACATCCCGAACGGAGGTCGGGTGTACGACATCGGGGCCTCGACCGGGAACATCGGTAACGCCCTCCGGGAGACGCTCGCCCAGCGGAAGGCGAAGTTCACCGCGATCGAGGAAAGCCAGGAGATGGCCGACAAGTACGCAGGCCCGCCTCAACTCATCGTCGCCGACGCCGTCAGCTTCGCCTACGAGCCATTCGACTTCGCGGTGGCCTTCCTGGTCTTCATGTTCCTGCCCGTCGCCACCCGCGGCTCGTTCCTGCGCCGGTTGCAGGGCCTGACCAAGCCCGGCGGCGCCCTCGTCATCCTCGACAAGATCCAGATGCCACCCGGGTACGTGGGGACCGCGTTCAGCCGGCTCACGCTCCAGCAAAAGCTCGCGGTGGGCGCGGAACCGGGCGCGATCCTCCAGAAGGAACTTTCCCTCGCCGGGTATCAGCGACCCTTCGACACTCGGCTCCTGCCGAAGACGGCGCGGGTGTTCTTCCAGGTCGGCGAGTTCGTCGGCTGGATCATCGAGGCACCGGAGGCCTGATCCATGGCCGACCCCGGGACAATCGACACGGCTCAACTGATCCGGCTGTCGGGACTGACCGACCGGCGTCTGCGCGAACTCGCTCGTGAAGGCTGGCTCCCAGCGCCCCACAACGGCCGGTATCAGCTCGTGGCCGCTATCCAAGGCCTGCTGCGCTACTACCGTGAGCGGGACGAGAAGCGCACCGTTCAGGAATCCTACGACAGCATCACGTCCTGCGCGGCCGCGACCGGCATTCCCTCGACTTCGATCAAGCACGCCAAGCGGTCGGGGTGCGGGGCGTTTCGCGGGAGCCGGGTCTACCTCGCCCCGCTGATCCGTTGGCTGTTCGAGACGCCGAACCGGTCGCCGGTGAACTACGAGCAGGAGAAGGCGCAACACGTCGTCCTGCAGAACGCCAAGCTGAAGGTCCAACTCCGGGAACTGAAGCGGCAGCTGATCCCGGTCGAGGAAGTCTCCCACCTGGGCGCCGAACTCGGCTCCGCGATCCGCAAGGTGCTGACCCGTCTGCATCGCATCGCGCCCTCCCTCGTCGGGCATCCGGTCGAAGTCGTCGAGGCTCGGCTCAAGGAGGAAGAGGACGAGGTCCTAAAGCAGTTGCATACCATCGACGAACGGCTCGGCCAGTGGCAGCGCTCCTCTTCGGACTGACCACGGTCGACTCTGGCCGCTGCCCGGGCGCGCCCTTTACGAGGCTCGTTCGTATGGACGCTGCTTCGATCCCTGAAACCATCCGCACTATCATCGCCCAGTCGGGAGGCCTCGGCCTCCGCGGGGCCTTCACCTACATCGGCGCGCAGGACTTCCGCTACAAGTGCGCCCGAGCCGAGGGCGAATACCGTTCCGGCTTCCGGTCCCGGCTCACCTCGGAGGGCGGTCCGCCCCGTGTCGAGTTCGATGTTGGAATGATGGCGCGGGTGAACGGGAAGCCCGGCCGGGCGTGGACCCTCCTCATCGTCTACGAGCCCGACGACACTTACACCGTCTGGCTCGTGGAGGGGCATGCACGGCGGAAAGCCGAATCGATGGTGCTGGCCTGCGTCCTCGGCGTGTACTGCGACACGCTGCAATCGGTCATCGAGG of Verrucomicrobiia bacterium contains these proteins:
- a CDS encoding AAA family ATPase, whose protein sequence is MSESTPFNVLLTDFLPAALVESVHKEAVKVESVPPVRLLDDLRAPAAENDPSELIMHRFLYRGGVCLVLGPTGIGKSSFLMQLGIHFAVGKPLFGITPGGAYRERGMRVLLIQAENDEGDLAEMRDGVLSGCNLPEVEKAQAQKRFMVCTVNDRSGDKFALTLDALLTEFGPFDLVIIDPAFAYLGGDSNSQKDVSHFMRELLNPLLQRHRVGLILAHHTNKPLRGKEKENWEAGDYAYLGAGSAEWINPARAAIALRSIGSDTVFELRAPKRGKRLRWQSDGVPTVTRFIAHHRAVGVICWREAEKSEVEEVLAGNPGGRPRSCDLVEVLHCIATHPGRHQGFLNGVVAKALDCSEQAVQRTIQDAVEAGFVRFTEKGRTRLYHLTEKGQTKAEERPTAHDWKKP
- a CDS encoding ParB N-terminal domain-containing protein — translated: MNDRKPKKRAAVPSPAPEPSANPPAGPAVNCAFDELVPLEKLVPNPRNPNQHPQSQVALLAKVIGHQGWRSPVVVSTRSGFIVAGHGRYEAAKALGLSVVPVDYQDFATEADEWAHLIADNRLAELAEADDAALRSLLGELKATDLDMDLSGFDATALQGLLSGAAEPEAPADFPAVDENVPTEFQCPRCAFKWSGKPS
- a CDS encoding DNA cytosine methyltransferase — encoded protein: MAEIAAVPRNGFTAISTFSGCGGSCLGYRMAGFRLVWASEFIPAAAEVYRANHPDTILDTRDIREVKPSDILEAAGLKAGELDLMDGSPPCASFSTAGKREKHWGKAKKYSDTVQRTDDLFFEFIRLLDGLKPRVFVAENVSGLVKGVAKGYFLEILAKLKACGYRVGVKVLDAQWLGVPQARQRTIFIGVREDLGKPPVFPKPLPYRYTLRDALPWIVRGKYGPTWKPADAPSPTVSAHGSYNPVTSHQGLELVEARITGGTGAAFDQKGQAFDPDRPCPTVLGTKPNQFAVEGLDMSRFAIGKEWDRLKPGESSDRYFNLVRPHPDAPCPTICASHGHPGIASVTHPTEKRKLAIAELKRICAFPDDFVLTGSYGQQWERLGRAVPPVMMAAIGRTIRDEILA
- a CDS encoding methyltransferase domain-containing protein, which produces MKSSLEIPQHWTFRSRAVAKHFDQHVREQLPWYDVATNAVAHFGRHYIPNGGRVYDIGASTGNIGNALRETLAQRKAKFTAIEESQEMADKYAGPPQLIVADAVSFAYEPFDFAVAFLVFMFLPVATRGSFLRRLQGLTKPGGALVILDKIQMPPGYVGTAFSRLTLQQKLAVGAEPGAILQKELSLAGYQRPFDTRLLPKTARVFFQVGEFVGWIIEAPEA